One Calliopsis andreniformis isolate RMS-2024a chromosome 9, iyCalAndr_principal, whole genome shotgun sequence genomic window carries:
- the Wap gene encoding DDB1 and CUL4 associated factor wap, which yields MALHSVPPKRKEIYKYEAPWPLYSMNWSVRPDKRFRLALGSFVEEYNNKVQIVSLDEETSEFSAKSTFDHPYPTTKIMWIPDSKGLFPDLLATSGDYLRVWRAAEPETRLECVLNNNKNSDFCAPLTSFDWNEVDPNLIGTSSIDTTCTIWGLETGQVLGRVNMVTGHVKTQLIAHDKEVYDIAFSRAGGGRDMFASVGADGSVRMFDLRHLEHSTIIYEDPQHTPLLRLAWNKQDPNYLATVAMDACEVIILDVRVPCTPVARLNNHRASVNGIAWAPHSSCHICTAGDDHQALIWDIQQMPRAIEDPILAYTAAEGEVNQIQWGATQPDWIAICYNKAAEILRV from the exons ATGGCTTTACATAGTGTACCtccaaaaagaaaagaaatctaCAAATATGAGGCACCATGGCCCTTGTACAGTATGAACTGGTCTGTCCGGCCTGACAAACGGTTTCGTTTAGCTCTTGGTAGTTTTGTGGAAGAATATAACAATAAAGTACAAATAGTTTCACTTGATGAAGAGACCTCTGAATTCAGTGCCAAGAGCACTTTTGATCATCCTTATCCAACAACAAAGATTATGTGGATTCCAGATAGCAAAG GATTATTTCCTGATCTTTTGGCCACGTCTGGAGACTACCTAAGAGTATGGAGGGCAGCTGAACCGGAAACTCGCTTAGAGTGTGTtctaaataacaataaaaattcagattTTTGTGCACCTCTTACATCTTTCGATTGGAATGAAGTGGATCCAAACTTAATTGGCACTTCAAGTATAGATACAACATGTACTATCTGGGGGTTGGAAACTGGACAAGTTTTGGGTCGCGTTAATATGGTTACGGGACATGTTAAAACGCAGTTAATTGCTCATGACAAGGAAGTGTACGATATAGCATTTAGTCGTGCGGGTGGTGGTCGAGATATGTTCGCATCTGTTGGCGCGGATGGCTCTGTGAGAATGTTCGATTTGCGCCATTTGGAACATTCGACGATAATATACGAAGATCCACAGCATACGCCGCTGTTAAGACTCGCATGGAATAAACAGGATCCCAATTATCTTGCAACAGTAGCGATGGATGCGTGTGAAGTAATAATTCTAGACGTCCGTGTACCTTGTACACCGGTCGCCAGGTTGAACAATCACAG AGCGAGCGTCAATGGTATAGCTTGGGCGCCACACTCGTCTTGTCATATTTGTACGGCCGGTGACGATCATCAAGCATTAATATGGGACATACAGCAAATGCCAAGAGCTATCGAGGATCCGATTCTCGCTTACACAGCTGCGGAAGGGGAAGTGAACCAAATTCAGTGGGGTGCCACGCAACCCGACTGGATTGCAATTTGTTATAACAAAGCGGCAGAAATCCTTAGAGTGTAA